In Hymenobacter sublimis, a single genomic region encodes these proteins:
- a CDS encoding TetR/AcrR family transcriptional regulator, with protein MEEIVLSKLLDRALALLHEVGVGILHEEQLAAALDVSPATFRELFGSKAGLVCQAIQHNFARQRAEHEQLLANLATPVERLLALLHHSLQEMRRSPHYDYHVLREEYPEAWTLMQSYLTEYVAPLLVQLLQAGIQEGQFRAELNARLITHLLLAQFNLLVNEQFFPPDYTNLAEVYRNLFFPYVRGLCTDAGARLVRHQFARV; from the coding sequence ATGGAGGAAATTGTACTCTCTAAACTTCTCGACCGCGCTCTGGCGCTGCTCCACGAAGTAGGGGTAGGTATTTTGCACGAGGAGCAGCTGGCTGCTGCCCTCGATGTTAGCCCCGCTACATTCCGGGAACTGTTTGGCTCCAAAGCCGGACTCGTATGCCAAGCCATTCAGCACAACTTTGCCCGGCAGCGGGCAGAGCACGAGCAGCTATTAGCCAACCTGGCTACTCCCGTGGAGCGTTTGCTGGCCTTATTGCATCATAGCCTCCAGGAAATGCGCCGCTCCCCGCACTACGACTATCATGTGCTGCGCGAGGAGTATCCGGAAGCATGGACCCTAATGCAGAGCTACTTGACGGAGTACGTCGCGCCGCTGCTGGTGCAGCTGTTGCAGGCCGGCATTCAGGAAGGACAGTTCCGGGCGGAGTTGAATGCCCGCCTCATCACTCACCTGCTGCTGGCCCAGTTCAATCTGCTGGTAAATGAGCAGTTCTTCCCCCCCGACTACACCAACCTTGCTGAGGTGTACCGCAACCTGTTCTTTCCCTACGTGCGCGGCCTCTGCACCGATGCCGGCGCCCGCCTGGTCCGCCACCAGTTCGCCCGAGTATAG
- a CDS encoding DUF6952 family protein, whose translation MKMPIIKRLVETQTLQSLVAAEQALLEEQTPAFEVEGEDEGEQLTHVFAAIFILNHMQDHGTEFKTALREYTAKVRVSIS comes from the coding sequence ATGAAAATGCCCATAATCAAGCGCCTGGTGGAAACTCAGACGCTGCAAAGCCTAGTTGCCGCAGAGCAAGCCCTGCTGGAAGAGCAAACCCCCGCTTTTGAGGTAGAAGGGGAAGATGAAGGCGAGCAGCTTACCCACGTGTTTGCCGCCATCTTCATCCTCAACCACATGCAAGACCACGGCACCGAATTCAAAACCGCCCTGCGCGAATACACCGCCAAAGTGCGCGTGTCCATTAGCTAA
- a CDS encoding carotenoid biosynthesis protein — MTDPTQQLPAATLVTADAHRRRLRWAQGVLLLFHVTGFIGLAFSQDPSFYLQFVPLNLLLTVGLLLAFQPRRTPAFWSFCVVTMLVGFFVEVVGVRTGLLFGQYTYGATLGVKWLNVPLMIGVNWLMLTYSAGILARYLPIPDFLRAVVAALLLVGLDVCLEPVAVRYDFWRWQYDVIPLLNFKGWFAVSLILQVYFNRVDFVKRNPLVPFVYLLQLLFFFGLGMLF; from the coding sequence ATGACTGACCCCACGCAACAACTTCCCGCCGCAACCCTGGTCACTGCCGATGCGCACCGGCGGCGCCTGCGCTGGGCCCAGGGCGTGTTGCTGCTCTTCCACGTCACCGGATTCATTGGGTTGGCGTTTTCCCAAGACCCCAGCTTCTACCTGCAATTTGTTCCCCTGAACCTGCTGCTGACTGTGGGCCTGCTGCTGGCTTTCCAGCCCCGCCGCACGCCGGCTTTCTGGAGCTTCTGCGTGGTAACCATGCTGGTGGGCTTCTTTGTAGAGGTAGTAGGCGTGCGTACGGGCCTGCTATTCGGGCAGTACACCTATGGTGCTACTCTGGGGGTGAAGTGGCTAAACGTGCCGCTGATGATTGGCGTTAACTGGCTGATGCTCACGTATTCGGCCGGTATTTTGGCCCGCTACCTGCCCATTCCCGATTTTCTGCGGGCGGTGGTGGCGGCCCTGCTACTAGTAGGCCTGGATGTGTGCCTGGAGCCAGTAGCCGTGCGGTACGACTTCTGGCGCTGGCAGTACGACGTTATTCCGCTGCTCAACTTCAAGGGTTGGTTTGCCGTCAGCCTGATTTTGCAGGTATACTTTAACCGGGTCGATTTTGTCAAGCGTAATCCGCTGGTTCCTTTCGTGTATCTGCTTCAGCTGCTATTTTTTTTCGGCTTGGGCATGCTATTTTAG
- a CDS encoding thioredoxin family protein has product MPVTKATDADFQQLLQDNEKVVVKYYADWCGNCRLFSPKFKRLSEAEQNQDIAFLDVNAETSPEARKLASVTNLPFFAVFRNGELLETVAASKEEAVASLISRLN; this is encoded by the coding sequence ATGCCCGTAACGAAAGCCACCGACGCTGATTTCCAACAACTACTGCAGGATAACGAGAAAGTAGTGGTGAAATACTACGCCGACTGGTGCGGTAACTGCCGCCTGTTTTCGCCCAAGTTCAAGCGCCTCTCGGAGGCTGAGCAAAACCAGGACATTGCTTTCCTGGACGTAAACGCCGAAACCAGCCCTGAAGCCCGCAAGCTGGCCAGCGTCACCAACCTGCCCTTCTTTGCCGTGTTCCGCAATGGAGAGCTGCTGGAAACCGTAGCCGCCAGCAAGGAAGAGGCCGTAGCCAGCCTGATTTCCCGCCTCAACTAG